One Leptolyngbya sp. NIES-2104 genomic window carries:
- a CDS encoding cytochrome P450, which translates to MPDLPIGPEVPTLFWQLQGILDPLSMLREAHDRYGDVFRLPYKEFTAICVSSPTGLQSIFSASSEVLSSHQRGGIFDLILGQNALVFLEGREHQRHRRLIVPPFHGEALNQWGRDICTTTKYVLDQPQYRTVLPLRQPLKEIALRLILQVLFGGLRTPLLRELHHLLYRFFQDVESPLSAVGMLFPALRVDLGSWSPWGRFLQQKHQINQLIQQQIDRQRASTLLATHPSVLEMLLQVRDEFDQPLSDDEIRDELLMLVLAGYETTTSAIAWALYWIHHDLTVQEKLRQELEGIDDPMEIARLPYLSAVCHEALRIYPVAIGCFARQVLQPFSIDGYELPVGTVISPSIYLAHHREAVYPDSDTFCPERFLSQQFSAYEYLPFGGGSRRCVGGEFTRFEIKLIVATALKQMRLQVFDSKPVLPVRYGITMAPPVDLKLKVLPR; encoded by the coding sequence ATGCCTGATTTACCGATCGGACCCGAAGTGCCTACCCTGTTTTGGCAGCTTCAAGGCATCCTCGATCCTCTCTCAATGCTTCGAGAAGCTCACGATCGCTATGGTGATGTATTTCGGTTGCCTTACAAAGAATTTACTGCAATTTGTGTCAGCAGTCCAACGGGATTGCAATCAATCTTCTCAGCATCTTCAGAAGTTTTGTCCTCTCATCAACGCGGCGGAATTTTCGATCTAATTTTGGGACAAAATGCTTTGGTATTCCTTGAAGGGCGTGAACATCAGCGTCATCGTCGATTGATTGTGCCGCCTTTTCATGGTGAAGCACTGAATCAGTGGGGGCGAGACATCTGTACAACAACAAAGTATGTATTAGATCAACCTCAGTATCGGACAGTACTACCGCTTCGGCAACCTTTGAAAGAAATTGCTCTGCGCTTGATTTTACAGGTCTTGTTTGGAGGGCTAAGAACTCCACTCCTTCGAGAGCTACATCATCTTTTGTATCGTTTCTTTCAAGATGTAGAATCGCCCCTGAGTGCTGTCGGAATGTTATTTCCAGCACTTCGAGTTGATCTAGGAAGTTGGAGTCCTTGGGGACGATTTCTTCAACAAAAGCACCAGATCAATCAATTGATTCAACAACAGATCGATCGTCAAAGAGCTTCGACTTTGCTAGCAACACATCCAAGCGTGTTAGAAATGTTGCTCCAAGTTCGAGATGAATTCGATCAGCCGCTTAGCGATGATGAGATTCGAGATGAGCTATTGATGCTCGTTTTAGCAGGGTATGAAACGACAACTTCCGCGATCGCTTGGGCGTTGTACTGGATACATCATGATTTAACCGTGCAAGAGAAGCTAAGGCAGGAACTAGAGGGGATTGATGATCCAATGGAAATTGCTCGATTGCCTTATTTGAGCGCGGTTTGTCATGAAGCTCTGAGAATCTATCCGGTTGCGATCGGATGTTTTGCACGTCAGGTCTTGCAGCCTTTCTCGATCGATGGCTACGAACTACCAGTCGGGACAGTGATTTCTCCCTCGATCTATCTTGCTCATCATCGTGAAGCAGTCTATCCAGATTCCGACACATTTTGCCCAGAACGCTTTCTATCTCAACAGTTCTCGGCTTACGAGTACTTACCTTTTGGTGGAGGATCAAGACGATGTGTAGGTGGAGAATTTACTAGATTTGAGATCAAATTGATCGTGGCAACCGCATTGAAGCAGATGCGACTTCAGGTATTTGATTCAAAACCTGTCCTTCCTGTCCGATACGGCATTACAATGGCTCCCCCAGTCGATCTGAAACTTAAAGTTCTGCCCCGTTAA
- a CDS encoding PAS domain S-box protein — MIISIVEASDGTFVYVQAEFTCLFGFSLDSINELGGFEALFCNSTVAEEIRLIVMNGYPWTGVADLQAADGASIEASLQLTPITEEVSDQVVGFVLFCMPSMAGKTFSSDRTLSIEHEIIQVLQASQMSLWRLNVQNQTSWAINLESVLGEAQLPKYSEFLNSVHPDDRAQFKEILARSQMMTSYEFTFRYFRRSGQLVWLQSRGEVVFDEDGQPLYLSGTLTDITWRKHAQQLRQINHRRTNALLKSLPEHIVCVGRDGIYRRIISSNPEFAIVFPKEQVGVNIYDVLRSELADRRMVYLQRSFVLHRPQTYEYQTVSADGQLYYLEESVVAIDAKPNGAATAEDEALILVRDITQHKQLEAALLVSQLQEKWDVDRSPKNIDSEFRYATFLKRIEGDYISCNQAFARLVGRSIQEICGKSDFDLFSPKIAEILMQHDLAVLNSGKMLDFDEVFERDGQPRWCLVNRAPLYDEAGQLFGICGTAVEMRSF, encoded by the coding sequence ATGATTATCAGTATTGTTGAGGCAAGCGATGGCACGTTTGTCTATGTTCAGGCTGAATTTACTTGTTTGTTTGGATTCTCGCTAGATAGCATTAATGAGCTAGGTGGATTTGAAGCACTGTTTTGCAATTCAACAGTTGCGGAGGAAATTCGATTGATTGTGATGAATGGATATCCGTGGACGGGGGTTGCTGATCTACAGGCAGCGGATGGAGCCTCGATCGAGGCTTCGTTGCAGCTTACACCGATTACTGAAGAAGTCAGTGACCAAGTGGTTGGATTTGTTCTATTCTGTATGCCTTCAATGGCAGGAAAGACCTTCAGCAGTGATCGAACCCTATCGATCGAACACGAAATCATTCAAGTGCTACAAGCTTCACAAATGAGTTTATGGCGGCTCAATGTGCAAAATCAGACAAGTTGGGCGATCAATCTTGAGTCAGTTTTAGGTGAAGCGCAGTTGCCGAAGTATTCTGAATTTCTCAATTCTGTTCATCCAGACGATCGCGCTCAGTTCAAGGAGATTTTAGCGCGATCTCAAATGATGACCTCCTACGAATTCACGTTTCGCTATTTTCGCCGGAGTGGTCAACTGGTATGGCTTCAAAGTCGAGGAGAAGTCGTATTTGACGAAGATGGGCAGCCGCTTTATTTATCAGGAACGCTCACCGATATCACTTGGCGCAAACATGCTCAACAGCTTCGACAGATCAATCATCGAAGAACGAATGCGCTATTGAAGTCGTTGCCAGAGCATATCGTTTGTGTGGGCAGGGATGGAATCTATCGCCGGATTATTTCGAGCAATCCTGAATTCGCGATCGTATTTCCCAAGGAGCAAGTCGGGGTCAATATCTACGACGTTTTAAGGTCAGAACTTGCTGATCGACGCATGGTTTATCTTCAGCGATCGTTTGTCTTACATCGACCTCAAACCTATGAATATCAGACCGTGAGCGCGGATGGACAACTTTACTACCTTGAAGAAAGCGTGGTCGCAATTGACGCAAAGCCGAATGGAGCCGCGACAGCAGAAGATGAGGCGCTGATTCTGGTGCGGGACATTACTCAGCACAAGCAATTAGAAGCGGCGCTTTTGGTGAGTCAGCTTCAGGAAAAATGGGATGTCGATCGCTCACCCAAGAACATCGACTCAGAGTTTCGATACGCAACGTTTCTCAAGCGAATTGAAGGGGATTACATTAGCTGTAATCAGGCGTTTGCTCGATTGGTAGGGCGGTCAATTCAAGAAATCTGTGGCAAATCTGACTTCGATCTTTTCTCGCCTAAAATTGCTGAAATACTAATGCAGCATGATTTAGCGGTTTTGAATTCGGGGAAGATGCTTGATTTTGATGAAGTCTTTGAACGGGATGGTCAGCCTCGCTGGTGCTTGGTCAATCGCGCTCCTTTATATGACGAAGCGGGGCAATTGTTTGGAATTTGTGGAACGGCGGTTGAGATGCGATCGTTCTGA
- a CDS encoding DUF6036 family nucleotidyltransferase yields the protein MLVQNMRPNVDPQKIERLMQVLGREAQGSGCIYFTGGASALLIGWRSSTVDIDIRLDPEPPGIFQAIAKIKQELNINIELASPQDFLPPLPGWRDRSIFIGKHGQISFYHYDFTAQALSKLSRGFDRDLNDVQAMYEQKLFSLEELRASFEAIAPELIRFPALNPDVLRSRVENFIERFEGNPAEEQ from the coding sequence ATGCTTGTGCAGAATATGCGTCCGAATGTTGACCCTCAGAAGATAGAACGACTGATGCAAGTCTTGGGCAGAGAAGCTCAGGGGTCAGGCTGCATTTATTTTACGGGCGGTGCGAGTGCTTTGCTGATCGGCTGGCGCAGTTCCACAGTTGATATCGATATCCGTCTCGATCCTGAACCCCCAGGCATCTTTCAAGCGATTGCCAAAATCAAGCAAGAATTAAACATCAATATCGAACTGGCTTCTCCGCAGGACTTCTTACCCCCGCTTCCAGGCTGGCGCGATCGTAGCATCTTCATCGGCAAACACGGTCAAATCTCGTTTTATCACTACGACTTCACTGCTCAAGCACTCTCCAAACTCTCTAGAGGATTCGACCGTGACCTGAACGATGTTCAAGCCATGTATGAACAGAAATTATTTTCCTTAGAAGAACTACGTGCTAGCTTTGAAGCAATTGCACCCGAATTAATCCGATTCCCCGCTCTAAATCCTGATGTGCTGAGAAGCAGAGTTGAGAACTTTATCGAGCGGTTTGAAGGAAACCCAGCGGAGGAACAATGA
- a CDS encoding ATP-dependent endonuclease — protein MSSLQSVRVQRFKKINDALFDLNGINVLVGANNSGKSSIIQGLHFAIGVLQSLKLVNGDIKRDASTLSPTQLIYSPSESVYCLGNGGELRTDEAQAIAVNFRLTNGESCEVKIRKGKNRNISVAVDSVETARKISDLKTPFSIFSPGLAGIAKSETYVSDGVLLRTLARGDANLVLRNILLRLADKPEWNNFIQDLHEVFPGTSIKVNFLPETDEHIQVMLSTESGEVPIELAGTGVLQAAQILSYIHRFSPRLIVLDEPDSHLHPNNQRLLCKLLRTIAEERDTQVLLTTHSRHVVDALGSSVQFLWVRNATVETAAQDDELGVLLDIGALDIRERISHDRNAKAVVLTEDENIRILEAILESSGFDMNYTLILPYYGVTAIKNLRPLVNIVRSSNEGAKILLHRDRDYLSDSESASWQQQVRQLQVEPFLTSGTNVESCLINVNHLKHLNSNVSEEDFKLMINEVAQTHHEELISAYVNGRIEIERQQGNGRQIDYGRLAAKAPAEIAKNGSQLYHGKIMLRGLRAIFREKYKCNLIDTKSSEYLSIELLQLFARKSF, from the coding sequence ATGAGTTCACTTCAATCAGTTAGAGTACAAAGATTTAAGAAAATTAACGACGCACTCTTTGACCTTAATGGCATTAATGTCCTTGTTGGTGCTAATAATTCTGGCAAAAGCAGTATTATTCAAGGCTTGCATTTCGCTATTGGTGTTCTTCAATCTCTCAAGCTAGTGAATGGTGACATTAAAAGAGATGCGTCAACGCTGAGTCCTACACAGCTTATATACTCGCCATCGGAGTCCGTCTATTGTTTAGGAAATGGAGGAGAATTACGGACAGATGAAGCACAGGCAATTGCTGTTAACTTCAGACTTACAAACGGCGAATCTTGCGAAGTCAAGATTCGGAAGGGAAAAAATAGGAATATCTCTGTAGCTGTTGATTCTGTAGAAACAGCAAGGAAAATTTCCGATCTTAAAACTCCATTCAGTATCTTCTCACCAGGTTTAGCTGGTATTGCCAAGAGTGAAACTTATGTATCTGACGGTGTTTTACTTAGAACGTTGGCGCGAGGTGATGCAAATCTTGTCCTGAGAAACATCTTGCTTAGACTTGCAGATAAACCTGAGTGGAATAATTTCATACAAGACTTGCATGAAGTTTTCCCCGGAACCAGCATAAAGGTTAATTTTCTTCCAGAGACGGATGAGCACATTCAAGTTATGCTTTCAACCGAATCGGGAGAAGTTCCTATTGAACTTGCAGGAACGGGAGTTCTGCAAGCGGCTCAGATTCTTTCCTACATTCACAGATTTTCTCCTCGTCTAATTGTTCTTGACGAACCTGACTCACATCTTCATCCAAATAATCAGCGACTCTTATGTAAGCTACTTCGGACGATTGCCGAAGAAAGGGACACACAAGTTCTTCTTACAACACATTCACGTCATGTTGTAGACGCTCTTGGTTCATCAGTGCAATTCCTCTGGGTGCGTAATGCAACTGTTGAGACGGCTGCTCAAGACGATGAGCTTGGTGTTCTTCTAGATATTGGTGCGTTGGATATTCGAGAAAGAATCTCACATGATAGAAATGCAAAAGCTGTGGTGTTGACTGAAGATGAAAACATACGCATTCTTGAAGCCATTCTTGAATCTTCCGGCTTTGATATGAATTACACTCTTATCCTTCCTTACTACGGCGTTACAGCAATAAAGAATTTGAGACCACTTGTTAATATCGTTAGATCATCAAATGAAGGAGCTAAAATCCTGCTTCATCGAGATAGAGATTATCTCAGTGACTCTGAGAGTGCAAGCTGGCAGCAACAGGTAAGACAGCTACAAGTAGAACCGTTTTTAACATCTGGAACAAATGTTGAATCTTGCTTAATAAACGTGAACCATCTCAAACATCTCAACAGTAACGTATCTGAAGAAGACTTTAAGTTAATGATTAATGAGGTAGCACAAACACATCATGAAGAGCTTATTAGCGCCTATGTAAATGGGCGCATTGAGATTGAGCGTCAGCAAGGAAACGGAAGACAGATTGATTATGGCAGGCTTGCTGCGAAAGCTCCAGCAGAAATTGCAAAGAATGGCTCGCAGCTTTATCACGGCAAGATAATGCTACGAGGGCTTAGAGCCATCTTCCGAGAAAAATATAAATGCAATCTTATTGACACAAAGAGTTCCGAGTATCTGTCAATAGAACTACTTCAATTATTCGCGCGAAAATCTTTCTAG
- a CDS encoding CHRD domain-containing protein: protein MATDATHSLDHHSEQHSSGAAISVTSTSNTSSNSGSTGSSIQNDDINQALNQVTGTTDDHNHARPTSAPNLQQTDNGDFEQHDGTEGSERITGSDRNDFLMAGNSLIQGAASGDGPSEFPFPNDSPAITNVNFELENGRLRIDGVANNLDGAPLFSQGETEIDPTATILNGSDPQALIDGFLEVPEDSEGNTLTGTHLHFSPTGDSRGNFADATVIRYVEDTPTSDKSAKLTGEFNLNPEEQAAFAAGNLYLNLHTNVDVDQDGRAGFPTGENRVNFNQNVVQP, encoded by the coding sequence ATGGCAACTGACGCAACGCACTCACTCGATCATCATTCTGAGCAGCACTCTAGCGGAGCCGCAATTTCAGTCACATCCACCTCGAACACTTCCTCGAATTCAGGCTCGACCGGATCATCGATTCAGAACGACGATATCAATCAAGCCTTGAATCAAGTTACTGGCACGACCGATGATCACAACCATGCTAGACCTACTAGCGCACCCAATTTACAGCAGACTGATAACGGTGATTTTGAGCAGCACGATGGAACCGAGGGAAGCGAGCGCATCACAGGCAGCGATCGCAATGACTTCTTGATGGCAGGTAACTCGTTGATTCAGGGAGCAGCCAGCGGAGATGGACCCAGTGAATTTCCGTTTCCAAACGATAGTCCAGCCATCACGAATGTGAATTTTGAGCTAGAAAACGGTCGCCTCAGAATTGATGGGGTTGCTAATAATCTCGACGGTGCGCCTCTTTTCTCTCAGGGCGAAACGGAGATCGATCCAACTGCCACTATTCTGAATGGCTCAGATCCACAGGCACTAATCGATGGATTTCTCGAAGTGCCGGAAGACAGTGAAGGAAATACCTTGACTGGAACTCATCTCCATTTCAGCCCGACTGGAGATTCACGCGGCAACTTTGCGGATGCTACCGTGATCAGATACGTCGAGGACACACCAACGAGCGATAAGTCAGCAAAACTGACGGGCGAATTTAATCTCAATCCAGAGGAACAAGCTGCTTTTGCGGCTGGAAATTTGTATCTCAACCTCCATACCAACGTTGATGTAGATCAAGACGGTAGAGCCGGATTTCCAACCGGGGAAAACCGTGTGAACTTCAATCAGAACGTGGTGCAACCCTAG
- a CDS encoding serine/threonine-protein kinase: MIGKLLIGRYLVLEQLDAGSFSKTFLTLDKYLPQSPLCVVKASEIEEGQDAEQVRSLFGREALVLQQLERKSDQFPRLLAYVEEEAQVYLVEDFIDGIAIDQQLIEKQTFSTREVIAFLYEVLEIFQVIHAQGLIYQDLKLNHLIRRADGKLALVDFGTAIRAEDPDRENLAFGTPGYSPIEQQTGQPTFSSDLYALGVCAIQLLTGIPPDHLQSDSGAILWHSHLDSIDADFAAIIDRFVAREVRDRYQSTTEALAALRHIKTGIAWRNLRGSARRFSPSKLASFQKVLRPSWGVAALLVLGIGFLGRQWLIESRSTGEAIAAQLTALKQGNLLIPVLERSLPTPIQQLAMTANQTVLVGARSLDLWDTHSGKIVQSFQSSNPVTSFVMEDGGKWLVGRDNEQVWIWSAATGQLAQTLTIRPSISKMILSSDGKILITATANQIQRWNLSTGKRVQTIDTAEAKTPLLQTNANDLICETSQHRLQVIDVQTGEIKRVLAGHTGSIQQILFSPDQRLLYSFGSDRTLVWNYTTGELVKAFPVQSAQAIDAAIRGDRLVTLHSNGTLRIWDRASGKLQQTTQSLDGQTALSSDGQYVVNHGRDQQLRVMQIALD; the protein is encoded by the coding sequence ATGATTGGAAAACTTTTAATTGGGCGCTATCTAGTGCTTGAGCAGTTAGATGCTGGAAGCTTCAGCAAAACTTTTCTAACGCTCGACAAATATCTTCCTCAATCGCCGCTCTGTGTCGTCAAAGCCTCTGAAATTGAGGAGGGACAAGATGCTGAACAGGTGCGATCGCTGTTTGGACGAGAAGCTCTTGTCCTTCAGCAACTAGAGCGCAAGAGCGATCAGTTTCCGCGACTGTTAGCCTATGTTGAAGAAGAAGCACAGGTCTATCTCGTTGAAGACTTCATCGACGGAATCGCGATCGATCAACAACTGATTGAGAAGCAAACGTTTTCGACTCGCGAAGTGATTGCCTTTCTGTACGAAGTGTTAGAAATTTTTCAGGTCATTCACGCTCAAGGGTTAATTTATCAAGATCTCAAACTCAACCACTTGATTCGCCGTGCAGACGGCAAACTTGCCCTCGTTGATTTCGGCACTGCGATTCGAGCAGAAGATCCTGATCGCGAAAATCTCGCGTTTGGCACTCCAGGCTATAGCCCGATCGAGCAACAAACCGGACAGCCAACATTTAGTAGTGATTTATATGCTCTAGGAGTTTGTGCAATCCAATTACTCACGGGAATTCCACCTGATCACTTACAGTCTGACTCTGGAGCGATCCTATGGCATTCTCATTTAGATTCGATTGATGCAGATTTTGCTGCAATCATCGATCGATTCGTCGCCCGTGAAGTGCGCGATCGCTACCAGTCCACAACCGAAGCGCTAGCAGCATTGCGGCATATCAAAACTGGAATCGCTTGGAGAAATCTCAGAGGCAGTGCGCGTCGATTTTCGCCTTCAAAACTCGCCAGCTTTCAAAAAGTGCTACGTCCTAGCTGGGGAGTTGCTGCTCTGCTTGTGCTGGGAATCGGTTTCTTAGGAAGACAGTGGCTAATCGAGTCACGATCGACAGGGGAAGCGATCGCGGCTCAACTGACCGCGCTTAAACAGGGTAATTTACTCATTCCTGTGTTAGAGCGATCGCTACCGACTCCAATACAGCAACTTGCGATGACTGCCAATCAAACGGTTTTGGTCGGAGCGCGATCGCTGGATTTGTGGGACACTCATTCTGGAAAAATTGTTCAATCTTTTCAATCTTCCAATCCAGTGACATCCTTTGTCATGGAGGACGGCGGGAAGTGGTTGGTGGGTCGAGACAACGAGCAGGTGTGGATCTGGAGTGCTGCAACTGGGCAATTGGCTCAAACGCTGACCATCCGCCCTTCAATCTCAAAAATGATCTTGAGTTCTGATGGAAAGATTCTCATTACTGCCACTGCGAATCAAATTCAGAGGTGGAATTTATCTACCGGAAAGCGAGTCCAGACAATTGACACAGCAGAGGCAAAAACGCCGCTACTACAAACCAATGCCAATGATCTGATTTGTGAAACGTCGCAGCATCGTCTACAGGTAATTGACGTTCAAACAGGCGAGATCAAGCGAGTCCTGGCAGGGCATACAGGTTCCATTCAGCAAATTTTATTCAGTCCAGATCAACGGCTTTTGTACAGTTTCGGCAGCGATCGCACCTTGGTCTGGAACTACACAACCGGAGAACTGGTAAAAGCATTCCCGGTGCAGTCTGCCCAAGCCATTGATGCTGCGATTCGTGGAGATCGACTGGTGACGTTACATTCAAATGGAACACTACGAATTTGGGATCGCGCATCAGGGAAACTTCAGCAGACGACTCAATCTCTCGATGGTCAAACTGCCCTTAGCTCGGATGGGCAGTATGTTGTGAATCACGGGCGAGATCAGCAGCTTAGAGTCATGCAAATTGCACTTGATTAA
- a CDS encoding FHA domain-containing protein, whose protein sequence is MIKLQTVNLNQQEHGQHTLAQNDPDQTEWLIGRAKLCDLVLEEQDISRVHAKIKFSDGIYYFLDAGSLIGSFVNGEKIAQPHRLQVGDRIQLGETFLYVEELMSQSPIAQINANTDAARYWTSEDLTVFCFRIVDETLDTKTFWFTSNPAESTVLFYYQPGQFVLIEVEIEGQPVLRPYSISSTPSRPYAIALTVKRVPSPPNSSDLPPGTVSNWLHDHLSVGDSIKLHGGAQGQFTFLPNLPPKLLLISAGSGITPMMSMSRWLYDTASDADVVFLHSARTPTEIIFCHELALMATQMSNFHLKITVTQQVSGVAWMGLTGRISRSMLELPDLCDRTVFVCGADGFRQSVRTLLEELQFPMEQFHEESFGQRSDASPKEPVSSKPVEDASETNGASETALPKTSKQSDSNGSSPTIHFSQSQQDAIAAPNTTVLEVAQQAGVTTINSSCRAGVCGACKVKVAAGEVNYQHSPSALTDEEQTTGYILACVACPVTRVTVEA, encoded by the coding sequence ATGATTAAACTGCAAACCGTTAATCTCAATCAGCAAGAACATGGACAACATACCCTTGCTCAAAATGACCCCGATCAAACCGAATGGCTGATTGGGAGAGCAAAGCTCTGCGATTTAGTGCTGGAGGAGCAGGATATTAGTCGCGTTCACGCCAAAATCAAATTCTCAGATGGCATTTACTATTTCCTGGATGCTGGCAGTTTGATTGGTTCCTTTGTGAATGGCGAAAAGATTGCTCAACCCCATCGCTTGCAGGTGGGCGATCGCATTCAGCTTGGCGAAACTTTTTTGTACGTTGAAGAGTTGATGTCTCAATCCCCAATCGCGCAGATCAATGCGAACACGGATGCTGCACGATACTGGACGAGTGAAGATCTAACCGTTTTTTGCTTTCGCATTGTTGACGAAACACTGGATACAAAAACCTTTTGGTTTACCAGCAATCCAGCTGAATCGACTGTGCTGTTCTACTATCAGCCAGGACAGTTTGTACTCATCGAGGTCGAAATCGAGGGTCAACCCGTTTTGCGTCCCTACTCCATTTCCTCAACACCCTCTCGCCCCTATGCGATCGCGCTCACGGTGAAGCGAGTCCCCAGTCCACCCAACTCGTCTGATTTGCCCCCTGGAACCGTTTCAAACTGGCTACACGACCATCTGAGCGTGGGTGACTCGATCAAGCTGCACGGTGGGGCGCAAGGGCAATTTACCTTCCTTCCCAATTTGCCGCCTAAACTGCTGCTGATTTCTGCGGGCAGTGGGATTACGCCCATGATGTCAATGAGTCGTTGGCTATACGATACGGCATCTGATGCTGATGTGGTGTTCTTGCATTCGGCTCGTACACCGACTGAAATTATCTTCTGCCATGAACTCGCGCTCATGGCGACGCAGATGTCAAATTTTCATCTCAAGATAACGGTGACTCAACAAGTGTCAGGCGTTGCGTGGATGGGACTCACAGGGCGCATTTCTCGATCGATGCTGGAGCTTCCCGATCTATGCGATCGCACCGTCTTTGTCTGCGGTGCGGATGGCTTTAGGCAGAGCGTTCGGACTCTACTTGAAGAATTGCAGTTTCCAATGGAGCAGTTTCACGAAGAGAGCTTTGGTCAACGTTCAGACGCGAGTCCGAAAGAACCAGTAAGTTCTAAACCTGTCGAAGATGCGAGTGAAACGAATGGTGCTTCAGAAACAGCGTTGCCCAAAACTAGCAAGCAATCAGACTCAAACGGCTCCTCACCTACGATCCATTTTTCACAATCGCAGCAAGATGCGATCGCTGCCCCTAATACAACGGTTTTAGAAGTCGCTCAACAAGCAGGCGTAACTACTATCAACTCCTCTTGTCGAGCCGGGGTTTGCGGCGCTTGTAAAGTCAAAGTGGCAGCAGGAGAAGTGAATTATCAGCATTCTCCAAGTGCGTTAACTGATGAAGAACAAACAACTGGGTATATTCTGGCGTGCGTAGCCTGTCCTGTCACTCGCGTCACGGTTGAGGCTTAA
- a CDS encoding DUF1822 family protein yields the protein MLAHFSIQQPSFAIAPQLQEQAWTCSRTHSTQWAQWNGYINRICLQSVLPWLQTEINSQAALSFQDWEHINGSAISLGQKQLILVPDLSIDRSEIRVPQFWIDDENHAGDYYFAIQVDPDDAWIQIWGYATHHQLKAIGEYDACDRCYCLPSEALILDSTVFQVVQRLCPNEPTRFVETN from the coding sequence ATGCTTGCACACTTTTCGATTCAACAGCCTTCGTTTGCGATCGCGCCTCAACTTCAAGAGCAAGCCTGGACTTGTAGCCGAACTCATTCGACTCAATGGGCGCAGTGGAACGGTTACATCAATCGAATTTGCCTACAGAGCGTGCTTCCCTGGCTACAAACGGAAATCAATTCTCAAGCAGCCTTATCGTTTCAAGATTGGGAACACATCAATGGTAGCGCCATCTCACTGGGTCAAAAGCAACTGATTCTGGTTCCTGATCTCAGCATCGATCGAAGCGAAATTCGAGTGCCGCAATTTTGGATCGACGATGAGAACCATGCTGGCGATTATTATTTTGCGATTCAAGTTGATCCTGATGATGCCTGGATACAGATTTGGGGATACGCCACTCATCATCAGCTTAAAGCGATCGGAGAGTATGATGCCTGCGATCGCTGTTACTGCTTGCCGTCAGAAGCCTTGATTTTAGATAGCACCGTTTTTCAGGTCGTGCAACGCTTGTGCCCAAATGAGCCAACCCGGTTTGTAGAAACAAATTAA